A stretch of DNA from Anopheles nili chromosome 2, idAnoNiliSN_F5_01, whole genome shotgun sequence:
ACATCATCATGCTCTTCGACCTCTCGATGAAAGTTAGCCTCAATCTTGTTGAAAACATATGAGTTAATTTCAGAGCAGCAGACGGGAATACGACTGACGAGGATTCCGCAAATTGATGTATGTTAATTTCTTGTTAAGATCGATTTACTAGAAACAATTCCAATTGATTGGACTTTTGTCACAAGACCGTTTGAATCAGAAGAGATCGAACGCAGGGTCAAAGTTTAAACTTGGTTTGTTAAATTCCGATCTTTACAACAAATATTTTATGGATGTTTCTGCGCAAAACGTGTGACTATCTATGAATGGTAAACAATATGGAAGTTTGTCATCAAACACCCCATTCTCTCAATTCTACTAgcgcttgtttgctttcgagtGCAAATTGATCTATTTAACAACGacggtttttatttgtgttttatgcCGTGACACGGCTCCAAACAATAGTAAGAAAAGAAATTGTCCCTCaagaaatataaacaaaatttagtTAAATTATTCAATGCTTCAATCAGCAAGAAAATAAGCTATAATTCATATGTTGTTTTTAACTCCATTTTTTAATGTATGTTTCGTTTAAATACGTAAAATTTAGACTTTTTATTTAtcacaaaggaaaaacaagcaacgTTTAGGACAATGCGACGAGCCTatgaaaaaaacccaccaaattGCATGTAACGGAAACCGTGAAATGCCTGCTATCATGCTATCTGATAATTTCAAGGACATACTGAGTTGGTCGTGGCTAAAGCGCATGACTAGTGCGTCTATTGAATAGAAATAATCGAGCCACAGTAATTTGGCAGCTCATCGATTTTGTTCTACCCAAGATTACGCCTGAGGCACTTTGCAAATCTAATCGAAGGAAGCGCTTCCGTAGCCATGGACACGGCGCGTCAGCTAGAACCGCGCGGGAAAACGGTTGACAATGGCGTccattgcaaaaaaacatccacttGTAAATACGGTCGGAAGTCCCTCGGTCACTCTCAGGCCCCTTTTCGCACTCACGACAGTTGATATCCATCCATTTGGTGGTGGCATTTCAGTGCCAGTTGGGGGGCTTTTTGTTCaaacccattttcccatccctttCAGCCAGCCACACTCGATTATGGTTTTATCATTGACGTACACGGACGCGGGTTATGCTGTGGTGTcgtttctcgctcgcactcatCGTTGCTGGCGTCATGTCATCATCTCAAACACGATACCGAACCGCGGCGTGCTCGGTTCCAGGCTTCATTGCGCATGTCTCGCCGGCTCAAGTTGGGTTGCGTTTGCTTCGTGCGGAGTGCGACTGCGCGATCAGACACAATCGTACATCGCGACCAAGCGGTAGCAGCAGTACACAGTCAAGTGTCGCACAGGTTAGATAAGACCGCAAACGTCCGGTATCGAACGCACCGATTACCGGGTGCTCCGGTTAGCCGATAGCAGTGACTTCCTAAACGCattccaaacaaaaaccacgcgCCGCGTCATGGCAACTGAAAAGGAACCAACTAACGACGAAGTGTTGCAGGGCATGCTGAGTCGGCGATTTCACTACGCCCGGGTGCAGCGTGACAGCACCTATCGTCACACGTTCAGGTAGGCCTCGCGAATAGTGAGATGCGTGCGGGAGTCTAACGTCCACGtgccgcgtgcgtgcgtgttggtgTAATTTTAGAACAAAAAGCCGGTGGGAGCTGATGCGACTGTCGTTGCTGATCGTTGGCATCGAGTGTACGTACGCGACGGAGACGGCGTTTGTTGCACCCATCCTGCTGGCCATCGGACTTCCTCACACGATCATGACGATGATGTGGGCGATGCCACCGATCGTCGGTGTCCTGTTCGTTCCAGTGGTGGCCTCGGTGAGTGATAGACTCCGTTCCAGTTGGGGTCGTCGCAGACCGGTGTTGCTTACGCTTGGCATCGGAATGTTACTCGGGATGCTGTTGCTTCCACACGGTACTCAGATTGGACATGCGATCGGTTTGCGTAGCGTAGCGTGGatcgccaccatcaccaccatcgggtTGACAACCACCGATTTTTCGGCGGAAGCCTCGAACGGACTCTGCCGGACGTACGCTATGGAGGTGTGCACGATCCAGGATCAGGCGCGCGTTCTCAGCACAATGATGCTGATCGGTGGAATGGGTGGAATGCTTGGGTACACGTTTGGAGCCATCGACTGGAGTGAGCTTCCGATTGGGCAGTACTTCTCAAGCAACGAGGCAGCGGTTTTCGCGGCGAACTGGATCGTTCTGCTCATTGGGTTGATCAGCACTCTTACGAGCTTCTCGGAGATCCCGCTACCGGTGCAGGAAAAGGACGAGTTGCTTCGTCCGGTAACGCACCGGATGCTGCAGAATGAAGTGAAACGCCAGCAGAATGGTGAACAGGCGGGACCAGCACAGACGGATCTTGCTGAGGCGATCGGTTTTCGGCAGTTCATCCGCAACACCGTTCGAATGCCAAGATCGATGAAGATTCTCTGTCTCACACAGTTCCTGTCGCACATGGGCTACCTCCCATACTGCCTGTATTTCACGGACTTTGTAGGCTCGGAGGTGTTCTATGGTGACGTTCAGGTACGAGGATATAGGTAGAGTACTTCTACACAACATTGGCTGTcttactctttctctctctctctctcccttcatTAGGCTCCAGAAAATACGGTTGAATTCGTGCTGTACGAGCAAGGACTACGTTTTGCGTGCTGGGGGATGGCATTATTTGCCGGTTGTGCCTCACTTTACTCACTCGTAATTGAAAGGATGATCGGTCGGTTTGGGGCACGACCCGTTTACGTGTTCGGGTTGATGGCTCACTGTATTGGTATGCTAATGATGGGGATGCTGCGAACGCGTACCATGGTGCTCGTGTCCTGTTCGCTCGCCGGCGTCATGTACAGCACCATCTACTCCATCCCGTTCTTGTTAATTTCGCACTATCACTCGAAAAACTCCGTAAGTAGTAACATGGTGTTAAAGGCGTTCATCGTTGAGGGTGTATTTATCGACTTA
This window harbors:
- the LOC128726578 gene encoding proton-associated sugar transporter A-like, with the protein product MATEKEPTNDEVLQGMLSRRFHYARVQRDSTYRHTFRTKSRWELMRLSLLIVGIECTYATETAFVAPILLAIGLPHTIMTMMWAMPPIVGVLFVPVVASVSDRLRSSWGRRRPVLLTLGIGMLLGMLLLPHGTQIGHAIGLRSVAWIATITTIGLTTTDFSAEASNGLCRTYAMEVCTIQDQARVLSTMMLIGGMGGMLGYTFGAIDWSELPIGQYFSSNEAAVFAANWIVLLIGLISTLTSFSEIPLPVQEKDELLRPVTHRMLQNEVKRQQNGEQAGPAQTDLAEAIGFRQFIRNTVRMPRSMKILCLTQFLSHMGYLPYCLYFTDFVGSEVFYGDVQAPENTVEFVLYEQGLRFACWGMALFAGCASLYSLVIERMIGRFGARPVYVFGLMAHCIGMLMMGMLRTRTMVLVSCSLAGVMYSTIYSIPFLLISHYHSKNSFHMEAGKCVEAEEPRGFGADVSMMSSVLCLAQLIVSLAMGALIDAAGTTAVITFTASACTLLAAVSALAVLYMDL